The following are from one region of the Lacinutrix sp. Bg11-31 genome:
- a CDS encoding glycosyltransferase family 2 protein has translation MIKDQKLIIILPAYNSSTTLEKTYKEIPFDIVDDVVLVDDCSSDITIQIAKKLGIKHIILHDQNKGYGANQKSCYNKALSLDADIVIMLHPDYQYTPHLIHSMAYLIANKVYPVVIGSRILGNGALNGGMPIYKYIANRFLTFFQNILLGQKLSEYHSGYRAFSKKVLTNINFSINSDDFIFDNQMICQIFNKGFEIAEITCPTRYTSESSSINFKRSLYYGLGVVKTSFLYFLHKRKIISINLFK, from the coding sequence ATGATTAAAGATCAGAAATTAATTATCATCCTACCTGCATATAATTCTTCAACTACTTTAGAGAAAACATATAAAGAAATACCTTTTGATATTGTAGATGATGTTGTTTTGGTTGATGATTGTAGTTCTGATATCACTATTCAAATTGCAAAGAAGCTTGGTATTAAACATATAATTTTACATGATCAAAATAAGGGATATGGAGCTAATCAAAAAAGTTGTTATAACAAAGCACTTTCTTTAGATGCAGATATTGTAATTATGCTTCACCCAGATTATCAATATACACCACATTTAATTCATTCCATGGCCTATTTAATAGCTAATAAAGTTTATCCTGTAGTTATTGGCTCTAGAATTTTAGGTAATGGTGCTTTAAATGGTGGAATGCCAATTTATAAATATATCGCAAATCGTTTTTTAACTTTTTTTCAAAATATACTCTTAGGTCAAAAGCTTTCAGAATATCATAGTGGTTATCGTGCTTTTTCTAAAAAGGTTCTTACTAATATTAACTTCAGTATTAATTCTGATGATTTCATTTTTGATAATCAAATGATATGTCAAATTTTTAATAAAGGTTTTGAAATTGCCGAAATCACATGCCCAACAAGATATACTTCTGAAAGTTCCTCCATAAATTTTAAAAGAAGTCTGTATTATGGATTAGGAGTTGTTAAAACTTCATTTTTATACTTTTTACATAAAAGAAAAATAATTTCGATTAATTTGTTCAAATAA
- a CDS encoding tetratricopeptide repeat protein, with protein MSKKEFYWLATGLLLTLIFFLPIVNGEFLNWDDPAYIIDNPLIKNLSFEGIKNIFITGEVVGTYSPLVLLSLAIDYNIWGLNPSMFHITNLVIHIIVVVLVFLFTKLLSKNNIIAFITALLFGIHPMHVEAVSWVSARKDLLYSMFFVAGLIVYYLYVSKNQSYKKPYLYVACYLLFIMSLLSKGTAIVFPIILLLIDFFKKRNEFKKIILEKVPFFLLSIYFFIIAITMQSKEGAMGIRGFNSWIDSLSVGFYGYFIYLIKSIIPYNLSPYHPYPNGQGVPNPWYFYLAAVPVLLLFSYIVWKLKKKRHLAFGFGFFFICLIPVIQVLPFGTAVIAERYTYLPYLGLFFLIGFWINNLCQNYIKRRVQVYTAFCLFVIILGGLTFQYTNKFKNSETFWSHVIEKYPNDYLGYLNRSNHRLRLGQYNLALQDASAAIEINQNKPLLWYNRALTYKRLNKNNLALNDLNKTLQLDNKFISGYMNRGIIYGETKEVHKAIADFTKVIELDPNRYLGYYNRALHLKNIGAYEKALKDINKVLSLNQNLIAQSYFIRAELQINFGKIDKAIVDYSNVINLDPDMIESFTKRGTLYIEKGNLEKAINDFNMVLKLDENNYEAFINRGFIFMNQSKLNETLLDFEKAKEINAADEKIYYNMAILFQFQKKYQQALEEIKMCLKLNPDYAPAIETQKQIIDAMQ; from the coding sequence ATGTCTAAAAAAGAGTTTTACTGGTTAGCTACCGGTTTATTATTAACACTCATCTTTTTTTTACCTATAGTTAACGGAGAATTTTTAAATTGGGATGACCCAGCTTATATTATTGATAACCCATTAATTAAAAACTTATCATTTGAGGGCATTAAAAATATTTTTATTACTGGAGAAGTAGTGGGTACTTATAGTCCTTTAGTCCTTTTGTCTTTGGCAATTGATTATAATATTTGGGGATTAAATCCTTCAATGTTTCACATTACTAATCTAGTTATTCATATAATAGTTGTTGTTTTAGTATTTTTATTTACTAAATTATTAAGCAAGAATAATATAATTGCATTTATTACTGCATTATTATTTGGTATTCATCCTATGCATGTTGAAGCTGTTAGTTGGGTTTCAGCAAGAAAAGATTTGTTGTATTCAATGTTTTTTGTAGCGGGATTAATAGTGTATTATTTGTACGTATCAAAAAACCAAAGTTATAAAAAGCCCTATCTATATGTAGCTTGTTACCTTTTATTCATAATGTCTTTATTATCTAAAGGAACAGCAATTGTATTTCCAATAATTCTTCTATTGATAGATTTTTTTAAAAAAAGGAATGAGTTTAAAAAAATAATATTAGAAAAAGTACCATTTTTTTTATTGAGTATTTACTTTTTTATTATTGCTATAACAATGCAGTCTAAAGAAGGAGCTATGGGAATTAGAGGATTTAATTCATGGATAGATTCTTTATCTGTTGGGTTTTATGGATATTTTATTTATTTAATAAAATCTATAATACCGTATAATCTAAGCCCATATCATCCATACCCAAATGGACAAGGTGTGCCTAATCCATGGTATTTTTATTTGGCAGCAGTTCCAGTTTTATTGTTGTTTTCTTATATAGTGTGGAAGTTGAAAAAGAAAAGACATTTGGCTTTTGGGTTTGGTTTTTTCTTTATCTGTTTAATTCCAGTAATTCAAGTATTACCATTTGGTACAGCAGTAATTGCAGAACGATATACATATTTACCTTATTTAGGATTGTTTTTTTTAATTGGTTTTTGGATAAATAATCTTTGTCAAAATTATATTAAAAGAAGAGTTCAGGTTTATACTGCGTTTTGTTTGTTCGTTATTATTCTTGGAGGATTAACATTTCAATACACCAATAAATTTAAAAATAGTGAAACTTTTTGGAGTCATGTTATTGAAAAATATCCTAATGATTATTTGGGATATTTAAATAGATCAAATCATAGGTTACGACTGGGACAATATAATTTAGCATTACAAGATGCAAGCGCGGCAATAGAAATTAATCAAAATAAACCTTTGTTATGGTATAATAGAGCATTGACTTATAAAAGATTGAATAAAAACAATCTTGCTTTAAACGATTTGAATAAAACGTTACAACTGGATAATAAATTTATTTCTGGATATATGAATAGAGGAATAATATATGGTGAGACTAAGGAGGTGCACAAAGCTATAGCCGATTTTACTAAAGTTATTGAGTTAGATCCTAATCGATACCTAGGATATTACAATAGAGCTTTGCATTTAAAGAATATAGGAGCATACGAAAAAGCATTAAAGGATATTAATAAAGTGCTTTCTCTTAATCAAAATCTTATAGCTCAGTCATACTTTATTAGGGCTGAACTTCAAATAAATTTTGGAAAAATTGATAAAGCTATAGTAGATTACAGTAATGTAATAAATTTAGATCCAGATATGATAGAATCCTTTACAAAGAGAGGAACATTGTATATTGAAAAAGGAAATTTAGAAAAAGCGATAAATGATTTTAATATGGTATTAAAGTTAGATGAAAATAATTATGAAGCTTTTATTAATCGAGGATTTATTTTTATGAATCAGTCTAAATTAAATGAAACTTTATTAGATTTTGAAAAAGCTAAAGAAATAAATGCTGCAGATGAAAAAATATACTATAATATGGCAATACTTTTTCAATTTCAAAAAAAATACCAACAGGCATTAGAAGAAATAAAAATGTGCTTAAAGTTAAATCCAGATTATGCTCCAGCAATAGAAACTCAAAAACAAATTATTGATGCAATGCAATAA
- a CDS encoding T9SS type A sorting domain-containing protein, whose product MTKKQHLTALILMLFSVFTYAQLMNETQGSGSGANITSGDYNTHYGDSSGYSLSSGSYSTFIGYQAGKSMLTQFDNTFIGARAGEFAVTGTDNTFIGKDAGRYCDGTDNIAIGTEAGMNMISGASDNVIIGEEAGQALLDGDDNVFIGEDAGYNTTTASDNTFVGNTAGRSNTTGFGNAFFGDEAGYDNTTGYWNTAVGDSAGIDGDIGIQNTYLGHGAGCATENASSNTFVGAYAGGDNNRTNSTTNANRNTYLGTAAGFSNREGSDNVGIGSGADFGNTNRSRCIFIGGTGVDTHGQWDADGYDMVNANDATAIGYRSYTNASYAIGIGTENDQHGVESVSMGYLTNTEAAADYSVLMGSKGYLDKAYSVGLGYETSVSGTNSIALGALTSVTNDNSIVIGYQASSTDVAALVPLNNIAIGVAANVQGNNSVAIGNAATAINNDIMVLGGATNPLSVGIGTDAPNSKASLDLTGTTKGLQLNRMTTTERTAFGTTLAAVDEGMVVYDSETSNTYYWDGTEWKGMMAIDEQAISVASDVLSITGNAGTVDLSGYLDNTDEQAISVAANVLSISGDAGTVDLSSYLDNTDSQDLSLSGTTLNIAGGTGVDLASLSDGTGTDAQGISLATNTLSITGNAGTVDLSSYLDNTDSQDLSLTGTTLNIVGGTGVDLASLSDGTGTDAQGISLATNTLSITGNAGTVDLSSYLDNTDSQDLSLTGTTLNIVGGTGVDLASLSDGTGTDAQGISLATNTLSITGNAGTVDLSSYLDNTDSQDLSLTGTTLNIVGGTGVDLASLSDGTGTDAQGISLATNTLSITGNAGTVDLSSYLDNTDSQSLSLTGTTLNIAGGTGVDLSTIADGTGTDNQNLASATLSGNTLTVAIEGGTSVNVDLSPVIAALETENTNQQIEIDDLITRMEAIEACACQTLSVQQPDDNTNRSAGPILYQNIPNPFNGTTTIKYYVPTDNKSAAIVFSNTSGQVIDNVSLKQLGDQELFFNSDSLASGMYYYTLYVNGRKIDTKKMIIE is encoded by the coding sequence ATGACAAAAAAACAACATTTAACGGCATTAATTTTAATGCTTTTCTCAGTATTTACTTATGCACAATTAATGAATGAGACACAAGGTTCAGGCTCAGGTGCAAATATAACTTCTGGAGATTATAACACACATTATGGAGATAGTTCTGGTTACAGTCTCTCTTCTGGGTCATACTCAACATTCATAGGTTATCAGGCGGGTAAAAGTATGCTTACTCAATTTGATAATACATTTATTGGTGCACGTGCTGGTGAATTCGCAGTTACAGGAACTGATAATACATTTATTGGGAAAGATGCAGGTCGTTATTGTGACGGGACTGATAATATTGCTATAGGTACTGAAGCTGGAATGAATATGATTAGTGGAGCTAGTGATAATGTTATTATTGGTGAAGAAGCAGGTCAAGCATTACTAGATGGTGATGACAATGTGTTTATAGGTGAAGATGCAGGATACAATACCACAACAGCAAGTGATAACACATTTGTAGGGAATACAGCTGGTAGAAGTAATACTACAGGTTTCGGAAATGCATTTTTTGGTGATGAAGCGGGTTATGATAATACAACGGGCTATTGGAACACAGCAGTTGGAGATTCTGCTGGGATTGATGGAGATATAGGAATCCAGAATACATATCTTGGACATGGTGCAGGATGTGCAACAGAGAACGCTAGTAGCAATACTTTTGTTGGAGCTTATGCAGGTGGAGATAATAACAGAACAAATAGTACAACAAACGCAAACCGTAATACTTATCTAGGAACTGCAGCTGGGTTTTCAAATAGAGAAGGAAGTGACAATGTTGGAATTGGATCTGGCGCAGATTTTGGAAATACAAACAGGTCAAGATGTATATTTATTGGTGGAACAGGTGTTGATACCCATGGTCAATGGGATGCAGATGGATACGATATGGTAAATGCGAATGATGCAACTGCTATAGGGTATCGATCGTATACAAACGCTTCGTATGCCATTGGTATTGGTACAGAAAATGATCAACACGGTGTTGAATCTGTAAGTATGGGATATTTAACAAATACTGAAGCAGCCGCTGATTATTCTGTGTTAATGGGCTCTAAAGGATATTTGGATAAGGCTTATTCCGTAGGATTGGGTTACGAAACATCTGTTTCAGGAACAAATTCAATTGCTCTTGGTGCACTCACAAGCGTTACAAATGATAATTCTATTGTTATAGGCTATCAAGCAAGTTCAACAGATGTAGCTGCATTAGTTCCATTAAATAATATTGCTATTGGAGTTGCTGCAAATGTACAAGGAAATAATTCTGTAGCCATTGGTAATGCAGCAACAGCTATAAATAATGATATAATGGTACTTGGTGGAGCAACAAACCCATTAAGTGTTGGTATTGGAACAGATGCACCAAATTCAAAAGCTTCTTTAGACCTAACAGGAACCACAAAAGGTCTACAACTAAACCGTATGACAACTACAGAGCGTACTGCATTTGGAACTACTTTGGCTGCAGTAGATGAAGGAATGGTAGTATATGATTCAGAAACATCGAATACGTATTATTGGGATGGGACAGAATGGAAAGGCATGATGGCAATAGATGAACAAGCCATTTCTGTTGCGTCAGATGTATTAAGTATTACGGGCAATGCAGGTACTGTAGATTTATCAGGTTATTTGGACAATACAGATGAACAAGCCATTTCAGTAGCAGCAAATGTATTAAGCATTTCTGGAGATGCAGGAACAGTAGATTTATCAAGTTATTTAGACAATACAGATAGTCAAGATTTATCATTATCAGGAACAACATTAAATATTGCTGGAGGAACAGGAGTAGATTTAGCTTCATTGTCTGATGGAACTGGAACCGATGCACAAGGTATTTCTTTAGCAACAAATACTTTAAGTATTACTGGTAATGCAGGAACAGTAGATTTATCAAGTTATTTAGACAATACAGATAGTCAAGATTTATCATTAACAGGAACAACATTAAATATTGTTGGAGGAACAGGAGTAGATTTAGCTTCATTGTCTGATGGAACTGGAACCGATGCACAAGGTATTTCTTTAGCAACAAATACTTTAAGTATTACTGGTAATGCAGGAACAGTAGATTTATCAAGTTATTTAGACAATACAGATAGTCAAGATTTATCATTAACAGGAACAACATTAAATATTGTTGGAGGAACAGGAGTAGATTTAGCTTCATTGTCTGATGGAACTGGAACCGATGCACAAGGTATTTCTTTAGCAACAAATACTTTAAGTATTACTGGTAATGCAGGAACAGTAGATTTATCAAGTTATTTAGACAATACAGATAGTCAAGATTTATCATTAACAGGAACAACATTAAATATTGTTGGAGGAACAGGAGTAGATTTAGCTTCATTGTCTGATGGAACTGGAACCGATGCACAAGGTATTTCTTTAGCAACAAATACTTTAAGTATTACTGGTAATGCAGGAACAGTAGATTTATCAAGTTATTTAGATAATACAGATAGTCAAAGTTTATCATTAACAGGAACAACATTAAATATTGCAGGAGGAACAGGAGTAGATTTATCTACAATTGCTGATGGAACTGGAACAGACAATCAGAACTTAGCTTCTGCAACTTTAAGTGGAAACACATTAACAGTAGCTATTGAAGGAGGAACATCTGTAAATGTTGATTTATCACCAGTGATAGCTGCTTTAGAAACAGAAAATACAAATCAACAAATTGAAATAGATGATTTAATTACAAGAATGGAAGCGATTGAAGCGTGTGCTTGTCAAACATTATCAGTTCAACAACCAGATGACAACACAAACAGAAGTGCAGGTCCTATTTTATACCAAAATATACCAAATCCGTTTAATGGAACAACAACTATTAAATATTATGTGCCAACCGATAATAAGAGTGCAGCCATAGTTTTTAGTAATACTTCAGGTCAAGTAATTGATAATGTTTCTTTAAAGCAATTAGGTGATCAAGAATTGTTTTTTAATAGCGATTCTCTTGCTTCTGGAATGTATTATTATACATTATATGTTAACGGAAGAAAGATTGATACTAAAAAAATGATTATTGAGTAA
- a CDS encoding vanadium-dependent haloperoxidase, which yields MKPLMYIIFSFLPLILFGQKNNSIARDWMDTMLDMVKEDGQGPTIHARNFFHVSAAMHDAWAAYDDTQNTYFLGKEKNGKTIPFNKDFKHLSTNTDSLRHIAISYAAFRILKSRYDDYSSKGRTIDILISTIEKHQFSFRNLATNYETGSPEALGNYIAEQILLFGKSDGSKEEDRHELSKYRSKNEKLLPENPGANGLKKPNHWQPIYINKYIVKKGSDKTLKDWNHLLIEGNVDFLTPFWGEVQSFALPTESKAGAIHFNPGHPPYINTGNQDETEAYRWGFSLVQRLSSKLDTKDAEIWDISPKGILNLDNHLPIGLDNYKAYYKAVETNKRKKRIKNPITKKTYAKNLVNQGDYCRVIAEFWVDGPNTNSPPGHWLEFLNKVSYHPDFKRQWNGKGESLSQLEWDLKSYFLLTGTLHDAAIACWSAKGYYDYVRPISAIRYLATLGQSSDSNKPNYNSSGVKLEKGLVELVTENDDLVGEQKKHLNKIKIYNWKGPDAINDPFTDTAGVGWILAENWWPYQRYTFTTPNFAGYTSGHSTFSIASAEILTYISGSPYFPDGLETFTAEKDEFLGFENGPSETITLQWATFYDAAIETCLSRVWGGIHPPVDDIEGRRTGVKVAKSAIAYSKRFFN from the coding sequence ATGAAGCCACTTATGTATATAATATTCAGTTTTTTACCCTTAATTTTATTTGGGCAAAAAAACAACTCTATTGCAAGAGATTGGATGGATACTATGCTTGATATGGTAAAAGAAGATGGACAAGGCCCAACCATACATGCTCGTAATTTTTTTCATGTTAGTGCCGCAATGCACGATGCTTGGGCTGCATATGATGATACGCAGAATACTTATTTTCTTGGAAAAGAAAAGAATGGAAAAACCATCCCTTTTAATAAAGATTTTAAACACCTTTCTACAAATACTGATAGTTTAAGACATATAGCTATAAGCTATGCCGCTTTTAGAATATTAAAATCAAGGTATGATGATTATTCTAGTAAAGGACGCACTATAGATATATTAATTAGTACCATTGAAAAACACCAATTTAGTTTTAGAAATTTAGCGACTAATTATGAAACAGGAAGTCCAGAAGCTTTAGGCAATTATATTGCTGAACAAATACTGTTATTTGGTAAAAGTGATGGTTCTAAGGAAGAAGATAGACATGAACTATCTAAATACAGATCAAAAAATGAAAAATTACTACCAGAAAATCCTGGTGCTAATGGACTTAAAAAGCCTAACCATTGGCAACCAATTTATATAAATAAATATATTGTAAAAAAAGGAAGTGATAAAACTCTAAAAGACTGGAATCATCTACTTATTGAAGGTAATGTAGATTTTTTAACACCATTTTGGGGAGAAGTACAATCGTTTGCTTTACCAACAGAATCTAAAGCAGGAGCTATTCATTTTAATCCAGGTCATCCACCATATATTAACACTGGTAATCAAGACGAAACTGAGGCTTATCGTTGGGGATTTTCATTAGTTCAAAGATTATCAAGTAAGTTAGATACTAAAGATGCCGAAATTTGGGATATTTCGCCAAAAGGAATACTAAACCTAGACAATCATTTACCAATTGGGCTTGATAATTATAAAGCGTACTATAAAGCTGTAGAAACTAATAAAAGAAAGAAGCGCATTAAAAACCCGATTACAAAAAAAACATATGCCAAAAACCTCGTTAATCAAGGAGATTATTGCAGAGTGATTGCTGAGTTTTGGGTAGATGGACCAAACACAAACTCACCTCCTGGTCATTGGTTAGAATTTTTAAATAAAGTGTCTTACCATCCAGACTTTAAAAGACAATGGAATGGCAAAGGAGAATCCTTATCTCAATTAGAATGGGATTTAAAAAGTTATTTTTTATTAACTGGAACTTTGCATGATGCTGCAATTGCTTGCTGGAGTGCTAAAGGGTATTATGATTATGTAAGACCTATTTCTGCAATTAGATATCTTGCTACTTTAGGGCAATCATCAGATTCTAATAAGCCAAATTATAACAGTTCTGGAGTAAAGTTAGAAAAAGGTCTTGTAGAATTGGTTACAGAAAATGATGATTTGGTTGGTGAACAAAAAAAACATTTAAATAAAATTAAAATATATAATTGGAAAGGTCCAGACGCTATTAATGATCCTTTTACAGATACTGCAGGTGTTGGTTGGATTCTAGCTGAAAATTGGTGGCCATATCAACGCTATACTTTTACAACTCCAAATTTTGCTGGTTATACTTCTGGGCATTCAACTTTTTCTATTGCTAGTGCAGAAATATTAACCTATATATCTGGTTCGCCATACTTTCCTGATGGATTAGAAACTTTTACTGCAGAAAAAGATGAGTTTTTAGGGTTTGAAAATGGTCCTTCGGAAACAATAACACTTCAATGGGCCACTTTTTATGACGCTGCCATTGAGACTTGTTTATCTAGAGTTTGGGGAGGAATACATCCACCAGTTGATGACATTGAAGGTAGAAGAACCGGAGTTAAAGTTGCGAAAAGTGCAATAGCCTATTCTAAGCGTTTTTTTAATTAA